The following proteins are encoded in a genomic region of Cucurbita pepo subsp. pepo cultivar mu-cu-16 unplaced genomic scaffold, ASM280686v2 Cp4.1_scaffold000443, whole genome shotgun sequence:
- the LOC111785302 gene encoding DNA mismatch repair protein MSH4-like yields MEDDGGERSSYVIGLIENRAKEVGVAAFDLRSASLHLSQYIETSSSYQNTKTLLHFYDPMVILVPPNKLAPDGMVGVSVLVDRFYVTVKKVVMARGCFDDTKGAVLIKNLAAKEPSALGLETYYKQYYLCLAAAAASIKWIEAEKGVIVTNHSLTVTFNGSSDHVSIDATSVHNLEIIEPLHSNLWGTSNKKRSLFHMLKTTKTIGGSRLLRANLLQPLKDIETINARLDCLDELMSNEQLFFGLSQALRKFPKETDRVLCHFCFKQKKVTNEVLGADNAKKSQSLISSIILLKTSLEALPLLSKVLKEAKNFLLANIYNSVCENEKFATIRRRIGEVIDEDVLHARVPFIARTQQCFAVKAGIDGLLDIARRTFCDTSEAIHNLANKYREEYKLPNLKLPFNNRQGFYLSIPRKDVQGKLPSKFIQVLKHGNNIRCSTLELASLNVRNKSAAGECYIRTEICLEGLVDAIREDVSMLTLLAEVLCLLDMMVNSFAHTISSKPVDRYTRPNFTESGPMAIEAARHPILESIHNDFVANSIFLSEASNMIIVMGPNMSGKSTYLQQMCLLVILAQIGCYVPAQFSTLRVVDRIFTRMGTEDSLESNSSTFMTEMKETAFVMQNVSHRSLVVVDELGRATSSSDGFAIAWSCCEYLLSLKAYTIFATHMDGLSELVTIYPNVKILHFHVDIRNNRLDFKFQLKDGIRHVPHYGLLLAEVAGLPSSVIETAKNITSRIMEKEERRMEINYLQYHPIRMAYNVAQRLICLKHSSHDEDSIREALQNLKEGYINGRL; encoded by the exons ATGGAAGACGACGGAGGCGAGAGATCGAGCTACGTGATCGGTCTGATCGAGAACAGAGCTAAGGAG GTTGGAGTTGCTGCGTTCGATTTGAGATCAGCTTCACTTCATCTTTCTCAATATATAGAGACCAGCAGCTCCTACCAGAATACAAAAACTTTGCTGCATTTCTATGATCCAATGGTGATTCTAGTTCCTCCCAACAAGCTCGCACCTGATGGCATGGTTGGAGTTTCTGTTTTGGTAGACAGATTTTATGTTACAGTGAAGAAG GTTGTAATGGCTCGTGGTTGCTTTGACGACACAAAg GGTGCTGTTTTGATTAAGAATCTGGCAGCCAAGGAGCCTTCTGCTCTTGGTTTGGAAACTTATTACAAACAGTACTATCTCTGCttggctgctgctgctgctagCATTAAATG GATAGAAGCAGAGAAGGGGGTTATTGTGACCAATCACTCTTTAACG GTCACATTTAATGGTTCATCTGATCATGTGAGCATTGATGCAACGAG TGTTcacaatttagaaattattgaGCCACTTCACTCCAACCTTTGGGGAACAAGCAACAAGAAGAGAAGTCTGTTCCACATGCTCAAGACAACAAAAACTATAGGAGG GTCTAGACTTCTTCGTGCCAATCTTTTGCAGCCATTAAAAGATATTGAAACCATTAATGCCCGTCTGGATTGCCTG gaTGAACTGATGAGCAATGAACAACTGTTCTTTGGGCTCTCTCAAGCTCTCCGTAAATTTCCTAAAGAGACCG ATAGAGTACTTTGCCACTTCTGCTTCAAGCAAAAGAAAGTTACCAATGAAGTTTTGGGTGCTGATAATGCTAAAAAGAGCCAAAGTTTAATATCTAGCATTATTCTGCTGAAAACTTCTCTCGAGGCATTGCCTTTACTTTCAAAG GTGCTTAAAGAAGCAAAGAATTTTCTTCTTGCAAACATCTACAATTCtgtttgtgaaaatgaaaaatttgcaACCATTAGAAGGAG GATTGGGGAGGTTATCGATGAGGATGTTCTTCATGCTAGGGTTCCTTTTATTGCCCGCACTCAGCAGTGTTTTGCGGTCAAGGCTGGAATTGATGGACTGCTTGATATCGCAAGAAGGACTTTCTGTGATACTAGTGAAG CAATACATAATCTTGCTAATAAATACCGAGAGGAGTACAAGCTGCCCAATTTAAAACTGCCATTTAACAATAGACAAGGGTTTTACTTGAGCATTCCTCGGAAAGATGTACAAGGCAAGCTTCCTAGCAAGTTTATTCAG GTCTTGAAGCATGGGAACAATATACGATGCTCTACTCTGGAACTTGCTTCT CTGAATGTTAGAAACAAGTCTGCAGCAGGAGAATGCTATATACGGACAGAAATTTGCCTGGAAG GACTGGTAGATGCCATAAGAGAGGACGTCTCTATGCTCACACTGCTTGCAGAAGTCTTGTGTCTCTTAGATATGATGGTTAATTCTTTTGCACATACAATATCTTCGAAGCCTGTGGATAGATATACTAGGCCAAATTTTACAG AAAGTGGCCCGATGGCAATTGAAGCTGCGAGACACCCAATCCTAGAAAGTATACACAACGATTTTGTT GCTAACAGTATATTTCTATCGGAAGCATCAAACATGATAATTGTCATGGGCCCAAATAT GAGTGGAAAGAGTACCTACCTTCAACAAATGTGCCTTCTAGTTATTCTTGCTCAGATTGGATGTTATGTTCCAGCACAATTCTCAACCTTGAGAGTTGTTGATCGTATATTCACAAGAATGGGCACAGAAGATAGTCTAGAGTCCAACTCCAGCACA TTCATGACAGAGATGAAGGAAACAGCTTTTGTGATGCAGAATGTCTCCCATAG GAGTCTCGTTGTCGTGGATGAACTTGGGAGGGCAACATCTTCTTCCGATGGATTTGCAATTGCATGGAGCTGCTGCGAATATCTTTTATCACTGAAAGC CTATACCATATTTGCCACTCATATGGACGGCCTATCAGAACTAGTAACCATCTATCCAAACGTAAAAATTCTTCACTTTCATGTTGATATAAGGAATAACCGTTTGGATTTCAAG TTTCAACTAAAGGATGGAATTAGACATGTACCACACTATGGCCTTCTATTAGCAGAAGTGGCAGGACTGCCAAGCTCAGTTATTGAAACTGCAAAAAACATTACTTCCAGGATCATGGAAAAG